TCGGGCACCTGATTGAACACGTCATGCGTCTGCATCGGATACTCCTGATTCCAGCCGAGCGACCGGTGCGCTCGATGCCCCGGGCACACCGAGTGCGCGCAGGGCGAAGACAATGAGTTCGGGGACAACGGATTCCGCATGCGGCGCGGCGGCCAACGGACCGACCAGCACCTCGCCGATCGCACCGACCAGCGCGGCCGCACTGGTCCGCGCGTCCTGAGCGGGCAGTTCCCCGCTCGAAACGCCCTCCGCCACCGCCGATTCGAAGGCCTCGGCGAACGCGCGGCGGAAGTGCAGCCGCTCGGTGTCGACCACGGTGTCCACCGGCTCGACGAGCAGCACGTAGGCGAGTTTCGGGTTCTTCAGCGCGCGTCCGGCGAAGGTCTCCACGGCGGCACTCACCCGCTCCACGGCGGTGCCGCCCGCGCTGGCCGCGGCGACCGCAGCGACCTCCCAGGCAACCACTCGCCGGAAGACGGCGCTGACCAGTTCCGCCTTGCCCGCGAAGTGTTTGTAGACGGTGCCGGTGGCCACGCCGGCTTCGGCCGCGACCGCCGCCATCGACAACCCGGCATAGCCCGCCCGGGACAGGACGGTGGTCGCGGCCTGCACGATCAGGCCCGCCTGCGCGTCCAGGCGGGCCTGCACGGCTGGGGTTCTGCGGTAGGCCACGCAAGAAGTGAACCATAAATTCATTTCTTGCCACAAGGGCGGTTTTACGGCGTATGGTCGGGGTCGTGAACGTACGAATCGAGCGCAACGGCGCGGTGACCACGGTGATCCTGCACCGGCCCGAGGCACGCAACGCGGTCGACGGCCCGACCGCCGCCGCCCTGGCCGACGCCTTCCGCGAATTCGACGCCGATCCCGACGCCGCGGTGGCCGTGCTGTGGGGCGACGGCGGCACCTTCTGCGCGGGCGCGGACCTCAAGGGCCTCGGCACCGAACGGTCCAATCAGGTCACCGAGGACGGCGACGGCCCGATGGGGCCGACCCGGATGCGCCTGTCCAAGCCGGTGATCGCCGCGGTCTCCGGCTACGCGGTCGCGGGCGGTCTGGAACTCGCGCTGTGGTGCGATCTGCGGGTCGCCGAGCAGGACAGCACCTTCGGCGTGTTCTGCCGCCGCTGGGGCGTGCCGCTGATCGACGGCGGCACCCTGCGCCTGCCCCGCATCATCGGCACCGGACGCGCGATGGACCTGGTGCTCACCGGCCGTCCCGTGGACGCCGCCGAGGCCCTGCAGATCGGGCTGGTCAACCGGGTTGTCCCGACCGGCGAAGCCCGCAGTGCCGCAGAACAACTGGCCGCCGAACTCGCCGCCCTGCCGCAGGCGTGCCTGCGCTCGGACCGGTTGTCGCTGCTCGAGCAGGACGGCATGGACGAAGCGGCCGCGCTACGCAACGAACTTCGGCACGGCATGACCGCGCTCGCCAACGGCGCCCTCGACGGAGCCCAGCGCTTCGCCTCCGGCGCGGGCAGGCACGGCACGAAAGCGTGAGCGCCCCCGGCAGGCTGAGCGTCGTCGACGAGATCTTCCTCCGGACCCACCGCGGACTGGGCACTCCCATTGCGCTGCAAGGTTTGTGGCGCACGGCCGATCGGATCGAGGCCGAGTTGCTCCGGCGGATCCACGCGACGCTGCGCACCGGCCCGTTGGGGCGCAGGGTCGTTCGTCCCCGCGTGCCCGGAGCGCGCCGGGCCTGGCAGGCCAATACCCGCGCGCACCCGCTGGCGTGGCACGAACAGCCGATCTCCTGCGCCGCGCTGTTCCCGTGGGCCGACGCCCAGGGCGCCGACCTCGATCCCGAGACCGGACCCGGCTGGCGGCTGTCCGCGACCGCACTTACCGACGGGGGTTCCGTTGTCGCCCTGACCTGCTCGCACGCGCTCGCCGACGGTCGCGCGCTGGCGCTCGCGGTGGATGACGCGCTGGGCGGCACGGAGCTGCACGCCGGAGCGCCGGTGCCCGGATCGGACTGGGCCGATGCCGGGCGGCAGTGGTCCACCGTCGTACGCGGCACCGTGCGGGCGTTGCGGGGTGGCATCCCCGCGCGCCCACCCGCCGCCCCCGACCGCGTCGACGCACCGTCCGGCGATGCCGCCGTACACAGCGCGGTCCTTCAGTGCTCCGTGGCCGATTGGGATCGAGCCGCCATGGCGCACGGCGGCACCACCAACAGCGTGTTCATCTGGTTGATCGCGAATACGCTGTGGGCCTGTGGTTTTCCCGCCGCGGTGATCGAGGCCAGCCTGCCGGTCGACACCCGTGACGAACCCCGGGTGGACAACGACCTCGCCATGACCGCCATCGACGTACATCGCACCGACACCCCCGCCTCGATCCGCGCGCAGGCCCGCGCCGCGTACGAGCGCCGCATGTCGAGCCCCGGCGGCATGCCCGAGGAACTGCTCCAGGTCATCCCGGATCGCTGGGCGTACGCGTTGTCCAAGGGTGCGGGAGAGCGAGACATCCTGTGCTCCAACATCGGAACGCTGCCCGCCACGCTCACCGCATTGGGCACGCACCGCTGCACCGGCGTCGCTGCGCGGGCCATCCACCCCGGCCTGACCGCCGGGCAGTTACCGCGAACCCGGCTGTCCGGCTACCTGTGCCGCATCGCCGATGACTACGTGGTGGCCTTGGTCGGCCTCGACCCGGCACGTATCGAATCCGACAGTGCTCTAACCGATCTGGCGTCGCAGACCGCGGCGACCATCGACCTGCCGGTGCGAGCGTGGTGATCGGCACTCATTCCATCGCGTCGATATCGTGCGCGGTGAGCGCCGCGGCGAACAGCTGCGCGTGATCCGGTCGGTTGGGGTCGTAGCCGGTGACGGTGGCGATCCGGTTGAGCCGGTAGTTGAGCGTATTGCGGTGCACCACAAGGGCGGCCGCGGCTTGCTGGCGGTTGTAGTCGTTGTCGATCAGCGCCCGCAGCGCGTCGAGCAGATGCGCCTGATCGTGCAGCGGCGCCAGCAGCGTGAGCAGCCAGGTACGCGCGGGACCGGGCCGGGCGAGCTGGTATTGCAGCGCCAGGTCCGCCATCCGGTACACCGCGCTGGGACGATGGAGTTGGTAAGCGAGCCTGGCGATTTCACCGGCTTCCTCGGCCGCCGCCGGAATGTCGGTGACGTCGGCGGCGGTCGCGAAACCCGCCACCGTGCGCACGCCTGTGCCTTGGGCGACCCTGGCGACGAAAGTGTCCAACGCCGCGTCGGCGTCACCGTCCATGCCGGGCACGAGCAAGACACCGCCGCCGCGCTCGACGGTGCTCAAGGCCCGGCCGGACACCGCGTCGACCTCGGCCTGCACGACACGTAACACCGGCCGATTCGCGCCGGCCGGATCCGCCTCGGCCAACCGGAAGACCAAGACCCGGAACCCGCCGTCGAGCGAGATGCCGAACCGCTCGGCGAGCAGGTCCGCGGGTGTGCCGTGCACCAGCGCCTGTGCCACCGCCCGCTTGGCTTCCCGCTGCTCCCAGTGCAGATCCTGGCGCTCGCGCAGATAGGCGCTCGCGACGCCGGGCGTGACGGCGCCGAGGTAGCCGAGCACATACGGCACCGCGGCCAGCAGCTGCTCCCGCTGCGCCGGTGCGGTCGCGGCGGCCGCGACCGAGTTCCAGGCCGCGATCGCACCGTGGTGATACACCGAAAGCACTGTGTCCAAAGGGATTCCAGCCCTGGCCCGGCGCACCGCGATCTCGATCAGTTCGGTCAGCGCGTCCTTGTCCGGCGGTCGCCGGTCCGACAGCGACCGCAGGAACAGGCGGAGATTGGCCTCCGCGGCCTGCGGCAGGTCCTCCCTGGCGTCGGCGGACAACTCCCGATAATCGGGCACCGCACTGAGGACCTCGGTCAGCAGGTCCCGGGTCACTTCGGGCAATACCGTCCGGACATATTTCGACAGGTCGTCCAGCGCAGCGGCATCAGTGCGAGCAGTCACCCGCACATTGTTTGCACAGACAAACCGCTCCGCACAATAGCGGCGAGCGAACAAACCTCGTTAGTGCACCCGAACAAGGTGCCTTCCCGTCAGATGCACAAATACCGTCACTAAATCCCGTCGCCCGCACGGTGACCGGCGTCACAATGCCGGATCGGACGACGCCGCGGCTCGCTCGTTCCCGATCTCGTGCCGATAGCCGATCAGCACCGTGCAGATCAACGACAGCGCCACCACGGTCTCGGCGATGAAGAACGAGCCGAAGTCGATGACCGACCCGATGGGCGGTCCACCCGGAACCGCGTTGCGCAGCGGGATCATTGCGAACAGCACCGCGGCCATCAAGGTATTCGCCGGCCAGATCAGCCCGCGCCGGCCGGACAGCACGTAGAACGCGGCGGTCGCGGCGGCCAGTGCCAGGCCGAGCATCAGCACGATGACGAAGAGCGCGAAGGTGAGCGACGCGGTCGAACGCGCTACTGTCACAACGCTTCCGACCACGTCACCGCGCTGCTCGTCGTTCACCTTCGGCGCCACCTTGAAGAAGGTGTCGAGGCTGTACAGATTGATCGAGATCGGCACGGTGGCCGCACCGCTGGTCGCGAGGACATCGATGTCGGCGGTGTATCTGTCGAACGGATAGTCGGTGATC
This genomic stretch from Nocardia brasiliensis ATCC 700358 harbors:
- a CDS encoding TetR/AcrR family transcriptional regulator; its protein translation is MAYRRTPAVQARLDAQAGLIVQAATTVLSRAGYAGLSMAAVAAEAGVATGTVYKHFAGKAELVSAVFRRVVAWEVAAVAAASAGGTAVERVSAAVETFAGRALKNPKLAYVLLVEPVDTVVDTERLHFRRAFAEAFESAVAEGVSSGELPAQDARTSAAALVGAIGEVLVGPLAAAPHAESVVPELIVFALRALGVPGASSAPVARLESGVSDADA
- a CDS encoding crotonase/enoyl-CoA hydratase family protein, with translation MVGVVNVRIERNGAVTTVILHRPEARNAVDGPTAAALADAFREFDADPDAAVAVLWGDGGTFCAGADLKGLGTERSNQVTEDGDGPMGPTRMRLSKPVIAAVSGYAVAGGLELALWCDLRVAEQDSTFGVFCRRWGVPLIDGGTLRLPRIIGTGRAMDLVLTGRPVDAAEALQIGLVNRVVPTGEARSAAEQLAAELAALPQACLRSDRLSLLEQDGMDEAAALRNELRHGMTALANGALDGAQRFASGAGRHGTKA
- a CDS encoding PucR family transcriptional regulator produces the protein MTARTDAAALDDLSKYVRTVLPEVTRDLLTEVLSAVPDYRELSADAREDLPQAAEANLRLFLRSLSDRRPPDKDALTELIEIAVRRARAGIPLDTVLSVYHHGAIAAWNSVAAAATAPAQREQLLAAVPYVLGYLGAVTPGVASAYLRERQDLHWEQREAKRAVAQALVHGTPADLLAERFGISLDGGFRVLVFRLAEADPAGANRPVLRVVQAEVDAVSGRALSTVERGGGVLLVPGMDGDADAALDTFVARVAQGTGVRTVAGFATAADVTDIPAAAEEAGEIARLAYQLHRPSAVYRMADLALQYQLARPGPARTWLLTLLAPLHDQAHLLDALRALIDNDYNRQQAAAALVVHRNTLNYRLNRIATVTGYDPNRPDHAQLFAAALTAHDIDAME
- a CDS encoding DUF4436 domain-containing protein, which produces MTRYRKTFAATAAILVVAVALAISLQLYAVQKNHGQTVHMIGDIDTPDRIDLDVTIIQIDAVMQEMSVQVLPTPRGALADEFGRFRVDTAIELYGLKPQPIQAKAGELLSASELRIAMGGNGMITDYPFDRYTADIDVLATSGAATVPISINLYSLDTFFKVAPKVNDEQRGDVVGSVVTVARSTASLTFALFVIVLMLGLALAAATAAFYVLSGRRGLIWPANTLMAAVLFAMIPLRNAVPGGPPIGSVIDFGSFFIAETVVALSLICTVLIGYRHEIGNERAAASSDPAL